The proteins below come from a single Prochlorococcus marinus CUG1415 genomic window:
- a CDS encoding DNA polymerase III subunit delta', giving the protein MIEVKKSNFLFDDKVNTYLKNIIKNKLFVNGYIFYGSEGVGKKRTAFQFIKEIFKQSSPSENIEDKIMNNNHPDFLIIEPNSLLENKRSKNSDLKKTTKSGSEIIKIAQIRNIKTFLGQKSINSDKKIVLIIDAHLLNEAASNCLLKTLEEPNNGIFILLTSKLNLLLDTIISRCQIVRFRSFSGKEINSILKDYLNPSKFNINSTLKIQDLINFANGSPGQLFENIEIWNELSDEITSKLDSPIKDSLEILEVSQSISEQLEIYQQICLVNFIEIIWWRKTKNIDLVKKLENLKFLLRKNIQPRLAWEITFLKIAMEDI; this is encoded by the coding sequence ATGATTGAGGTTAAAAAAAGTAATTTTTTATTTGATGACAAAGTCAATACTTATCTTAAAAACATAATTAAAAACAAATTATTTGTTAACGGTTATATATTTTATGGTTCAGAAGGAGTAGGAAAAAAACGAACGGCTTTTCAATTTATAAAAGAGATTTTCAAACAATCTTCCCCGAGCGAAAATATTGAAGATAAAATTATGAATAATAATCATCCTGATTTCCTAATTATCGAACCTAATTCTCTTTTGGAGAATAAAAGATCAAAAAATTCTGATCTTAAAAAAACAACCAAAAGTGGATCTGAGATTATTAAGATTGCTCAAATACGTAATATCAAAACTTTTCTAGGTCAAAAATCAATAAACTCGGACAAAAAAATTGTTTTAATTATTGATGCACACCTTTTAAACGAAGCAGCCTCAAATTGTCTATTAAAAACCCTAGAAGAACCGAATAATGGTATTTTTATTTTATTAACATCAAAATTAAATCTTCTTTTAGATACAATAATTTCAAGATGTCAAATAGTCAGATTTCGATCTTTTTCTGGTAAAGAAATAAATTCTATTTTAAAAGATTATTTAAATCCTTCCAAATTTAATATTAATAGTACATTAAAAATTCAAGACTTAATAAACTTTGCAAATGGATCGCCAGGTCAATTATTTGAGAATATTGAAATTTGGAATGAATTATCAGATGAAATTACAAGTAAATTAGATTCTCCTATAAAAGATAGTCTAGAAATTTTAGAAGTATCTCAATCAATATCTGAACAATTAGAGATTTATCAACAGATTTGTTTGGTTAATTTCATTGAAATTATTTGGTGGAGAAAAACAAAAAATATTGATCTGGTAAAAAAACTTGAAAATTTAAAATTTCTCTTAAGAAAAAATATTCAACCAAGGTTGGCATGGGAAATTACTTTTCTCAAAATTGCAATGGAAGATATATAA
- a CDS encoding DUF7326 family protein: protein MKKNSLIYSDLSKKQLENLKEFYVQKKVESMSDLELKQYVREIISHQINDTIDKEEEMEAWREMSNFFGEQFEIIILEMRTKYNDDKNVLEAEIDPQKQRLELLERNNLDQEKKDMWDD from the coding sequence ATGAAAAAGAATTCATTGATCTATTCTGATTTATCAAAAAAACAACTAGAAAATCTTAAAGAATTTTATGTTCAAAAAAAAGTTGAATCGATGAGTGATCTAGAACTAAAACAATATGTACGAGAAATTATTTCTCATCAGATAAATGACACTATTGACAAAGAAGAAGAAATGGAAGCATGGAGAGAAATGTCAAATTTCTTTGGCGAGCAATTTGAAATAATTATCTTAGAAATGCGAACAAAATATAATGACGATAAAAATGTTCTTGAGGCAGAAATAGATCCTCAGAAACAAAGATTGGAATTACTGGAAAGGAATAATTTAGATCAAGAGAAAAAGGATATGTGGGATGACTAG
- a CDS encoding response regulator transcription factor, whose protein sequence is MKISILLIEDDRDMRDLVSRHLEHSGFDVQKAEDGIKGQALALQYSPDLILLDLMLPNVDGLTLCQRLRRDERTSNIPILMITALGGLKDKVTGFNAGADDYITKPFDLEELHVRIKALLRRTNRAQLNSSNQQEILNYGPLTLVPERFEAIWFGSPVRLTHLEFELIHCLLQRHGQTVSPALILKEVWGYEPDDDIETIRVHIRHLRTKLEPDPRKPTYIKTVYGAGYCLELPIGAQIETAKQDFFQARNPDLINYAID, encoded by the coding sequence ATGAAAATTTCAATCCTTTTAATTGAAGATGATCGTGATATGCGTGATTTGGTATCTAGGCATTTAGAACATTCTGGTTTCGATGTACAAAAAGCTGAAGATGGCATTAAAGGGCAAGCATTAGCTCTCCAATACTCACCAGATTTAATACTCTTAGATTTAATGTTGCCAAATGTTGATGGATTAACTTTATGCCAACGACTTAGAAGAGACGAAAGAACATCAAATATTCCAATTTTGATGATAACAGCATTGGGTGGCCTTAAAGATAAAGTTACTGGTTTTAATGCTGGAGCAGATGACTACATTACTAAACCATTTGATTTAGAGGAATTACATGTACGCATAAAAGCATTATTAAGGAGAACCAACAGAGCACAGTTAAATTCTAGTAACCAGCAAGAAATTTTAAATTATGGCCCTCTCACTCTTGTTCCGGAAAGATTTGAAGCCATCTGGTTTGGATCTCCTGTTAGATTAACGCATCTTGAATTTGAATTAATCCATTGTCTTTTACAGAGGCATGGCCAAACTGTATCACCAGCATTGATTCTTAAAGAAGTATGGGGATATGAACCTGACGATGATATTGAGACAATAAGAGTTCATATTAGACACTTACGTACTAAGCTAGAACCAGATCCACGTAAGCCTACATATATAAAAACTGTATATGGAGCTGGATATTGTCTTGAGTTACCTATTGGTGCTCAAATTGAAACTGCCAAGCAAGATTTTTTTCAAGCAAGAAATCCTGATTTAATTAATTATGCAATAGATTAA
- the tmk gene encoding dTMP kinase: MKGKFIVFEGIDGCGKTTQIEELSKWLPNSGLLKTDSKLITTREPGGSLLGKKLREMILDNHKNNKPTSLAELLLYSADRAEHVSKIISPALKNNDWVISDRFSDSTLAYQGYGRNINLEIIKNIESIVCQGEYPDLTFFLEISPEESILRRKNDIPDRIESEGIKFLEKVNEGFKLIAKEKNWKVISASQNIKTISNQIKDTLLKNFSSKK; the protein is encoded by the coding sequence ATGAAAGGAAAATTTATTGTTTTTGAAGGCATTGATGGATGTGGCAAGACGACTCAAATAGAAGAACTATCTAAGTGGCTTCCAAATAGTGGTCTATTAAAGACAGATTCTAAATTAATCACAACAAGAGAGCCTGGAGGCAGTCTTTTAGGAAAAAAGCTAAGAGAAATGATTCTTGATAATCATAAAAATAACAAGCCTACATCTCTTGCGGAATTATTGCTTTATTCAGCTGATAGAGCTGAGCACGTCTCAAAAATTATTTCACCTGCTTTAAAAAACAATGATTGGGTAATTAGTGATAGATTTTCCGATTCCACCTTGGCTTATCAAGGTTATGGAAGAAACATAAATTTAGAAATAATTAAAAATATTGAATCTATTGTTTGTCAAGGAGAATATCCTGACCTAACCTTCTTCTTAGAAATTTCTCCAGAAGAAAGTATCTTGCGAAGAAAGAATGACATTCCAGATAGAATAGAATCAGAAGGTATTAAATTTTTAGAAAAAGTAAATGAAGGCTTCAAACTAATTGCCAAAGAAAAAAACTGGAAAGTAATATCTGCCTCACAAAATATTAAAACTATTTCTAATCAAATTAAAGATACGTTATTAAAAAATTTTTCTAGTAAAAAATGA